TGGCTTGGCGCGCGACACCACCAGCGGCGCCTCCAGGCCCGCGGCGTCGCCGCTCTTCTGCAGCGCGGCCAGGCGCTCCTTGCCCTGCTTGATGGCGGCCTCGCCGGCGAGCTTTTGCATCAGCTGGGCGCGCACCTGCGCCTTCACGTCGGCCAGGGCCGGCAGGCGGCTCGGGTTGTGCTGCACGACGCGGGCGGACGCGATCTGGTTGGGGCTGGTCTCGACCGCCTCGGTGTTGCGCTTGTTGCGCAGCGCGTCGTTGCCGAACACCGCCTCCAGCAGCTTGGCCGAGGCCAGCGGGCCGGTCGCGCCGGGTGCGGCCTGGCGCTGCACGACGGCGGTCTGGATCGTCAGCTTGAGCTTGTCGGCGGCCGGCTTCAGGCTGTCGGACTGCTCGTAGACCATATTGCTGAACTGCTCGGCGGCCTCGGAGTAGCGCTTCTGGGCCAGCTGCTTGCGCACCTCCTGATCCAGCTCGGCGCGCACCGCGTCGAAGCTCTTCTTTTCGCCGCCGCGCACGCCGGTCAGTTGGATGATGTGATAGCCGAAGTCGGACTCGACCACATTGCTGATCTCGCCCTGCTTCAGCGCATAGGCCGCGTCCTCGAAGGGCTTGACCATCGCGCCGCGCGGGAAGAAGTCCAGGTCGCCGCCGCGGGTGGCCGAGCCTTCGTCCTGCGAGTTCTTCTTGGCCAGCTCGGCGAAGCCGGCCGGGTTCTTGCGCGCCTCGGCCAGCAGCTCGTCGGCGCGGGCCTTGGCCTTGCTCTTGTCGGCGGCCGGCGCGTCCTTGTCGGCCTTGATCAGGATATGGCTGGCGCGGCGCTCCTCGGCGACCGTGTAGCGCGACTGGTTTTCCTCGTAGTACTTCTTCAGGTCCTCGTCGCTGACCGTGACGCCGCCCTTCAGCGACTCCAGGTCCAGCACCAGGTACTCGATCTGCGCGGTCTCGGGCAGCTGGAAGCGCGCGCTGTTGGCGGGCTCCTTGTAGAAGGCCTCGACCTCCGCATCGCTCGGGTTCACCTGGGCCAGGAAGTTCTTGGCATCGAAGACCTGCAGCTGCAACTCGCGCTGCTGCAGCAGCGCGTCGAAGGCGGCCGCGGCGTTGGCCTTGCTGGCCACCGCGGTGCCGGCCACGCCCAGCATCACCTGGCGCAGGGTCAGGTCTTGCCGCAGGCGCTGCGCGAACATCTCCGAGCTCATGCCCTGGGCCTGCAGCATGTTCTTGTTGACGGTGCCGTCCGGGTTGCGCAGGAAGGCGAACTGCGGATCGGCGCGGAACAGCTGCTGCAGTCGCTCGTCGCTGATCGTCAGGTGCTGGCCGTTGGCGGCGGCGAGCATCACGCGCTCGCGCACCAGCTGGTCCAGGGCCTCGCGCTTCACCTCCGGCGAGTCCAGCAGCTTGGCATCCAGGTTCGGCATCTGCGAGCGCATGCGCTCCACCTGGTTGCGATGCGCGGCATCCCACTCGGCCTGGGTGATCTTGCGGCCGTCGACCGTGGCCACACCCTTGTTGCTGCCATCGATGAAACTGCTGTAGCCCTCGACGCCGACCAGCACGAAGGCGGGCAGGATCAGGATCAGCAGGATGAGCTGGAACAGGCGATTGTGCTTGCGAACGAAATCAAACATCGAGAACCTCAGATGGGGCCGCGACGCGCCGGACGGCGCCGCGCTCAAACACGACAAAGGCGAACTCGCGGTTCGCCTTTGCGTGCTGGCATTCTAGCCAGGTATGGTGGGTGCTAACGGGCTCGAACCGCTGACCTACTC
This genomic stretch from Roseateles sp. DAIF2 harbors:
- a CDS encoding SurA N-terminal domain-containing protein, with protein sequence MFDFVRKHNRLFQLILLILILPAFVLVGVEGYSSFIDGSNKGVATVDGRKITQAEWDAAHRNQVERMRSQMPNLDAKLLDSPEVKREALDQLVRERVMLAAANGQHLTISDERLQQLFRADPQFAFLRNPDGTVNKNMLQAQGMSSEMFAQRLRQDLTLRQVMLGVAGTAVASKANAAAAFDALLQQRELQLQVFDAKNFLAQVNPSDAEVEAFYKEPANSARFQLPETAQIEYLVLDLESLKGGVTVSDEDLKKYYEENQSRYTVAEERRASHILIKADKDAPAADKSKAKARADELLAEARKNPAGFAELAKKNSQDEGSATRGGDLDFFPRGAMVKPFEDAAYALKQGEISNVVESDFGYHIIQLTGVRGGEKKSFDAVRAELDQEVRKQLAQKRYSEAAEQFSNMVYEQSDSLKPAADKLKLTIQTAVVQRQAAPGATGPLASAKLLEAVFGNDALRNKRNTEAVETSPNQIASARVVQHNPSRLPALADVKAQVRAQLMQKLAGEAAIKQGKERLAALQKSGDAAGLEAPLVVSRAKPANLPPKVLNELLRADVAKLPSYVGVDSGEGLYVVARINKLLPRDPAVIDEARATQQYAQAWAAAESMAYYNALKTHYKTKITAPASAAASGVAP